Genomic window (Helianthus annuus cultivar XRQ/B chromosome 3, HanXRQr2.0-SUNRISE, whole genome shotgun sequence):
CCGGTGTATATATAGACATTAACCGGTAATCAATTCCGGTACCAAGATATTTCACAATATCCTATTCAATTTCGTTTTCATTCTGTCTTGAGTGTGTATTGTTATTGTGCACTTGATCAAGGAAACTATGGAATCCAATTCCAATCCTGATATTAAGGATTATCAAACCTGTGATAATCCTCCGCTGCCAACAGCCTTCACGTACAGGCAGCATGAGTTTGCATAAATAAACAGATAATTTGAGTTATAAATTACAAAGCTATAAATCTATCGATTATCATCCTTTTATGTTCACAGTGCATCTTGACCTGAATTTCGCGATGAAGATAACAATGACAAAATGATTATAAAAAATGGTTTGTATTATTTGATGTTAAAATCGGTTTGATGGTATATAAGTATATGATGTTACTTTTTTAAACGTCGTCATGAAAAATCcgtgaaaaaaaataataataataaatcacaaacttttcaaaagttttcacaactattttattaaatttgttttatagattatattataATTACTAAGTTTATGATTAATACTATTGTGGTAAAGACTAAAGGTAAATGCCATTGACAAAGCTGCTATCGCTTTGCCAAAGCAATCACAAGAACTTTAATTAATTAGCACAAACGTTTAGTTACATTAACCCCTATGCATtcaagtgaaaatataatatttttaatgATTCATTAACGTTTTAATTATTAACGGCCCACGACAATATTCTAACACTGGATTATTagacccgtgtattacatgggtttaaAAATAGAAATTATATAATTTTACAATCTTTACATAAGTTGACATAACTATATTTTTTACTTTGGACAATGTCACATGTAGTTGGTCATGTGTAAAAACTACTTTTTTTAGAAACAAACCAACCTTACATAGTGAATGTCCTTGACTTTTATTTATTGGAATGACAAAAGATACGGCGAGAGAAATTTGTTTCCTTTTCAATATTTACAGAGTCATTTTATCTTAGGGTATTAATTGAAATCTAGAGATAAGCCTTTGAGCACCAATTTTACTTCCAAATAAGATTTGTGCCTCAATAACCTGATAGCCATTGATTGGACCTGTAGTCGGGTTCCATTGCGTAAACCATATCTTTTAATCAATATTTCTTATTGACGTTATTAGATCATCGACCTTTAGTAATTATCTATGGTTATTAGAACATCGACCTTTAGTAATTATCTATGATATAGCAAGCCTAAAAGTTTAAGTCCATTAAGGACATTCGATGAGTGTAGATTTGCCTCAAAATTATCATGAAGATACTTTGACTCTTATAAACTAACATAACTTAGATATTCTTTTTCTTCGTCAAGAAATAATGAAAGAAAGGATCGGATGGGTTAGTAATGAGGAGATTCTTTGGTATATCTATTAACACttttatttagatttttttttttttttgcttcccAAACCCAAAAAAACGTATCATGAAATTCTAATGACGTGatatattaattataaatataataatttataaaCAATTAACTTTGGATATAACAACAaattttttataataattaattAACCGTTATAAAGCTTTTGATTTTGATATATTCGTATTAATCAATGAATTAATTTAATAttaacatattaaaaaaaataaaatgactttttgcttaagaataaaaattaaaacaaaatgaaTCAACGGATAAGCATCGAATTAATGTTTTTCTTTATTAATTTCAttattttgttatgaaaataataaataatttaatacaTATTTTTAATAATTATGTAAGCAAATCTATTTGAGGAATAAGGAGGTATTGCCATGTGatatattaattataaatataataatttataaaCAATTAACTTTGGATATAACAACAaattttttataataattaattAACCGTTATAAAGCTTTTGATTTTGATATATTCGTATTAATCAATGAATTAATTTAATAttaacatattaaaaaaaataaaatgacTCTTTGCTTAAgaataaaaattaaaacaaaatgaaTCAACGAATAAGCATCGAATTAATGTTTTTCTTTATTAATTTCAttattttgttatgaaaataataaataatttaatacaTATTTTTAATAATTATGTAAGCAAATCTATTTGAGGAATAAGGAGGTattgccatgtggcattatttggagtcttttattagtattagattttATATTAGTTTTCATTTTAAACTATTCCGTGGGGTTTTTTAAAGGACGGgattaattttattaataaaaacaaaatgttatCCCATCAGGTTCACGAAATATCATTTCAATCGGAATAACTTCCTCCCGAATAAAGAAGAACTTCATCTTTCAGTCATGAAAGCTCTTTGGTGGATTTATAAGTATCTTCTTCGCACCACGGCAGGGCCGTCTTTGAAAGTCACTAAAATTTTTTTGGCCCTGTGCAAGATAAAAGTTTTGGGCcctattcattaatccattatgTTTGTTTATTGATTTGTACCAAGTCATTAATTCATTACACACCAAAACAATTAGGCTTTAacatttttggttcataaataaaAGCCCTTTAAgttttttctttaaaaacaaacaatttatatatataactttataAATTTTTCGGCCCTATTTTGATTTGGGATGAGAGCAGTCGTCCACCCGTCACTTACTCTGGTCGACCCTGAAAAAAATATTATCAAGCTGTTTGTCAAAAGTCTTGTGAATCGTTGTGCGTCTATAGCATTCGATTCAAGAGTAGTTGATTCTTTATTGTAGTTGATCTTTAGTTAACCATGCATAGTCAGGGCTGTCCCTGAGAATGCGGAGTCAAGGGAAAATAGGAAAATAAGCTCATGTATTTTCAAGTAATTACGTGCAAGGGCGAAGGAtttaaggggcggggaggggcgccccccccccccccccgaacttttcggtcagtagtgttatatatgtacgtttcgtataggattttgtaggtatatacgttttcgacccccctcagttttataaaaaaaataggtatacatgttttcgacccccggttttggttttttatttatatagcccaaataaaatatttaattagtCCAAATATTATAGCTCAAATCATTATATTTGGTAGAATACTAGAATGTATATTATATAACCCAACTCAAATCATTATATAGCCCAACTTAAAAGTCCACCCTATCAAAAAAAACCCAAATTCGTTTACTTTGGAACATCGACCAGAAGAACATAAGCCACAAGCCAAAACTGCAGAGGGGAGGGGGGACGCAGGTTCCAGAACTGTTCGACTTCAGCTTCTTGTTCGAGAATAGAAGCCAAAATACTGCTCGTTGTTGTGGTCTTGTACTCTTGTTcgacttcttcaatcttcataaggttaaatgtatgtgttttttatctttaggtttaatttaggACTGCAATTTAGgtgatttaggttgaaattaggggtgaaattgttccgaatttttgccctaaacttgttgaatctttctgtaactatgtctaattttatttgtttaatcttattgtgatttgatttagatagaaattcgagtttgaaatttagggtgatttgttaacttgttttgttattagaTTATGCTTTGTGGAAGAATAAAATGATAACTTCTTttttaatgtttgagaacgttttttatttgatattaatgtttgacccgacccgaatcgaatcaCCGACGTCTGACCCGAACATACACCTCGAAACTACGCGATAAAATTTTTTTTAGGTCCGTTACtttccgaccccccgaacttttttttcaagcttcgccactgattaCGTGTTAATCTTACTAACAAATATTGAGAattaacataaacaaacaattaaacaatttagtataaacaaaaaattaacttaaagaaatattttaatataaataaaacaatCCGTGTAATAATAAGCTACATTAGTTTTACAAGTAATAATGCACTCCAATTTATTAAACCCATACATTAATTATAAGTATAATAATGCAGTTCAATTAATACTTATGCAAATTTTGTTAAGACCAAAGGGTATGGGGCTCGGCACCGGGCCATCCCTCCCTTTCTGGCCCGTCGCACACCGCCCCCAAGGGGGCATCTCGTCACTTCCGGCACAATTTGGACGTTGGAGACGGGGCAATTTTTTAATAGGGTGGGCCCCCTAACGGTAACTTGCATgcttttttaaaagaaaaaaaaattcacCCCACCACTATAAATTAAACCCCTTTTCACCCcacttttttttttaccaaaatacTTCCACTTTTctcccatttttataaaaaaaacctttCCCAACCTTAAAAAAATTATGGATCCCTACAAcccaaataatcccaactcaagTTCACACCCGTTTTCGTCATCCGGCTACACGCCCGTAATGGACAACTCTTTTGCGGGTTACCAACAAATGCCAAACGCTTTCAACCAATACCCGTTCAACCCATATCAAATGCAACAACTAATGCAAAACCCGCTAAATATGCCATATCAACCACCGCCACAAGCACATCCAACACAAATCGAGGAACAAGATGATGACGTAGAGGTTGTGCCAGAAACGCAACTTCAACCttcaaaaaagaaaaatacaaaggGAAAGGGAAAGGGAAAGGGAAAGGGAAAAAAAGAAGACGCAGCCGCCAAACAACAATAAAATTGGACAAAAATTGAggaagaggcgttggcgaaggcaTTTATTAACTCTTCAACGTCTTCTATAATCGgtaaaatattattattgttataaaatTATTTTTTGTACATTATATTATCattgttattaaatattatttgtacattatattattattgttgttattaaatatttatttgtacactatatttttctaacaaaatattattattattgttactaACTTGTAGGTAACAATCAACAAAGCGATTCGTTTTGGCAAGAAGCCCTTGATATATTCCACAGGCTTATGGAACAATGCGAGTACAGAACCATTGATTCTATCAGCTCCAAGTGGCGCAAGATGAATACGTTGATCCAACGCTTTTGTGGGTTTTATAACATAACGCTCGCCAACAAACCGAGTGGGTGGAaccacgaaaatgttttcaatgaAGCGTTGCGTTTATACGAAAATGAGAGCAAATCTTCTTTCCCACATGTTCGTGCTTGGCAAGTTGTAAAGGATCAACCAAAATGGAAGGGATGTCGAAATGAGGTTGCAAGCGCGAAACGAGCAACGAAACGGTCTAAAACTTCCGAGTCAGGAAGTTATAGTGTTGGAGGCTCAACCGGTTGTTGCCAAATAAATATCAATGACGAGCCCGACTATGAGGAGGAGCCGATTGAAGATGGAGAAGGTCCCCCAGGAAAGGACAAAAGTAAAAACATAGCGGCTGAAAAAAAGAAACAAGCCGCATCAGGAAGTGGTGGTGGTTCGAAGTTGGAAGGTGTTATGGCCGAGTTGAAAGCATTCAATCAAATCTTTACCGAGACGCAAACCGAGAAGGtaaagatgaaaaaaaaaactagccGAGGAGAAGCAAAAGAAGCAACAAGAAGCGCAGGAGTTGGAGGAATGGAAAATAATGACCACCGACCTTAACGAATATCCACCGGAAGACCGTCCCATTATAGAAATTATGAAGGAAAAAATTAGGAAAAAATGGAGTGGGGGagtgtagtttttttttaaatgtaactttaggtttttttaagtgtttttttttatttaaatgtaactttaggttgttgttttttttaggttttatttaaatataactttttttatttttatttactttgttttcattaattaattaaatcaattaaataataataaaaaaatggagGAGGAGCATCCACCACACCCTTGGGTAGTCTCCAAGAGGATGCTCCTCCACCGAAGCTTATGTGGCGCCTATGTGGCGGATAGTCTCTTTGGAGACTATCCTCCCCATACCCAATGGTCTAAGAAATCTACATACATGTGCACGAAAAACCATCAAGTaaaacaaatgaaaaaaaaaaatatgaatggGCCTCAGGGCCcaagaataaatgaaaaaaagtAGGAATGAAAAAGCTGATAAAAGGTCTCGAACAAGAGACCGCTTCGTAAACATTCACGCGCGAAACCACTCAGCTACAGCAACATCATTGTTCAAGTTTGAAACCATATgccttaaatataaatataaagatTTTTTTCCGGGGCTCTAAAATTTTTTGGCCCTATTCGGTGGCACACCTTGCATACCCTATGGGCCGGGCCTGCACCACGGAGGGCGAAAGAATAAAATCCCATATCCAGATCAGTTGGTAGAACACCCTAAATTTTTCAACCGATGGTTCCAGCCCTTGCGATCTAAATATGAACTCAAAATGGAGAATCCTCACCATACCCATCGGGCTAAGTTGGGAGATGTGGAAGCCACAAAAGTGTAAAATCGATGCTATGAATTGGGTGGCCGGTAGCCGAAAGTTGCCGTCGATGAATAAATCGGCGAACAAGGTGATATAGCCGAGTGGTGCATCAGCCGCCGTCTGACCCTGTTAAAGATAACGAGCATCCCACTCGGCCGAAAATTGAAAACCTCTAACAATCTGTTCGAATAAACCCTGGTCCCATTTGAGAACGGGTACTGGACCAGCGGCTTCTTCGACAGGAATCACTTCTTCTTCAACCATTATAGAAGATGCTTGGAGAAACAAGGAATTTGATGAAGATCTTCAGAAAGTTCTGGAAAAAACTTGAAGATTACCAAGAAATCTTTGAATATTTGATGATTCAAAGAAGATCAGAGAGAGAAGAAAAGAGAATTCGAAGAAGCGGTTGTGAATTCTCTCTCTATCTTcgatatatacccatcgcattaacATTTAATGTGACGGGTAACCGTGCCGAATGCATCGCCCGCGTACCCAATCAGGGACCGCCACGTAAGGCGTGATTTCCGGAGTGACGGTTGTGAGCCTCACTCTCCTGACAGCAGACGAAATGCCGCAGTGACAACATGATGATCACCGTGTTAgcagtcaactcaaacgtcgctaTCGACGAAATAACatggttttttaactgggttgggtgtaaaggactaaacatgcaacaaaatacctagtaaaggacaccgtctgtcaacattcgttaaaaaagacaccgcctgaaaagtggtataaagataaaggataaaacttgtaatttttccgtgAAAATATGGTGACAATAATAGAGAGTTGTGTTTCTTGAATACGATTTGGAGTTTATGTAAATACGGATCTATATGATTTATATGTCAGAGATGAAGTAACATACATAATTGTTGTTTTGGGAACCATAGCTTGAAATGGATATGAAAAGAGAAGCGCAGGGAAAATAACATACACAATGAGTGGGTGTTCTAAAATTTTGACTTTAAGGTGTTGTCTTTGAAAGATGAATTGACAGTGGttgaaataaacataaaaaatggaAAAGCTAACAAAATTACACATAGGATTAATATAACATGGGGGGCTAGAATTTTGACACATCAAATTTATAACCATTGCTTTATTATATAGAGggattatattatattatattgagAAAATAtgtcgtacattacggcttaacgtacttcacgtacgacaacgtgcgtgatttgttctataacatgcgtgattaatgttttcaatatgtgtgattattgtgtttcaacatgcgtgattttggatttttgagttataaggtgcgtgattttaaaatgaacgtacGTAATTACCTGTTGTACGTAATGTACGtcaagccgtaatgtacgttaaccttccttatattatattatattatattatattatattatattatattatattatattatattatattatattatattatattatactacactatactacactattgtcacaccccgatctccacgtgtcaccggtgggcccggtgtggggtatggtgacgtagttggcgtcgtcatagacaaacaacacaatataataatgcacagcggaagcagaaatagattcatttcaactttaaataaaatgtaatattaaatatcacgagtagttgaaacggatccacaggcggatcaaataaaataagataattgttcaacagttttattgtcgtccgagcttgcgagactatggtggacgctctaggaaacagccagcctagtacgtgtagtacctgcacttaagcttttgggaaaaatacgtcagtttacactggtaaatacaaattaactgactcattttgaaaatgattgaaaattgatttaaatgcacatggcataaatatttttataacttgggataattatgcaatataaacttgtgaacgaattacatgctactcgtacatttggtagcccgggatcttgtccgggttaaagattaatagacacaccacattaaagagttatacacgacgggtgtacgcctacaccccgtgctctggtcgtggccatctcgtaagataatgccaaggatatccgggacacggtcattaaccccccaaaggcttaaagtaaaacaagactgtttaaacgagccgatcaaattattccaattgcatacccaagggtgcaagatttgtacgctcgatcaagcggtattctatataccgtaccccaagcccgtatagggaaaataagtcaaaatgtatttacctgagtaagtatgaatcacaattggtaagtgtagatagcttttactaggcctcctattctggaacaaaggtttataataacctattagattcctaacgggtctttatttaagcctaagcttagaccggttagttttaaggacgatacggttcaagcgcacgattaagcgaagaccggatagaatgtgatttagacccgacaagtttgaatacttgtataatatgggtatactaaatacattctggattttgagacaaaaatgataacgtttgacccgtttcggtcaatttatgcaaactagttacataaaccgaaccgaacgctaaaagtgcgttacgggtaggcaaaagagtcatatgcaagttccctgagataatatgctttaaatataatataatatcagcaagttatgttctattatgccccgaatagatttaaactcaatttacgcctcataagggcattttggtcatttaaaatgttataaaagagtaaaattggaaatctgagttacgggtctgatttatacagtaaatatacttagtttgacatattataacagtagggtatgacccataaacaaaacttatcatttaaaatcaaactatgcaccgtaggggtattttggtaatttcacaagggctaaaaatgccaaaactggaaatctgagttcaagaacttatacttactgttattttataaaaatatactaaatacatcagtaggtatgaaccttatatgtttaatttCGGTGTAACGCatattatgcgttaaaaacgcttaaaagtgcGATTTaaagccgtttccgggtttttaaaagaaagctgagatcttattttccagaatgctcaaaataatttatttaacatataaaatcagtagaaaaaggtttggggtcaaaaggacttataaaactcattttatggcttaaacggtcaaaaccggcattaaccgaatcaacttagcgacctatgatacgatcagccaaaaattaaataaaaatcatcaaaaatcccaaaatattatataacatcagtgggtaaaaagttttatatcagaaagtggccttaaataggttatacgctaaatgcgccgtttatttaacataaagatatagttttacgatatcggccataactcaaaatctggaccaccaactgacctcaaattttcggtgcaagtttataaattagaaataaagatttctactctttcacttttccaaaaatcatgttttatatcaaaaagggcaaaatagtcaactttaagcataaatcggaaacatgcatatgaatcggttaagcctagactcaagttgtaaaatTCCAGAgaattaaacataaataaaaatggtcaaaaataaactctaatacagatctcaaacatgcatgcatggatccgaatcgagagtcaacgaaaaagtcgttttacaagactttcggttccgatccgagtttatactaaagattgccgagttgatcatgataaaacatattcttatattcattataaagctatttttTGATGAttaaactgattgcatgtcatctacattaccatttatgccatattttgcaaaaacatttcctgttgactttttaagaacaactttgactcgacaaatagcatgcttagagtgggaatcagagaacacccttttgagggtttgtttcccacataaataccaacttataagtggtttcaatttgagaaatgacagagccaaactcgtttaatcgaaaagtcaaactatatgaacaacggtttgacttttggctaataatcaaagctagaacgaattagaggatgatatgaatgcttacaaaggtcctaatgaagcctagatagCACTTGGAggttgccttgtcgatcagattgctcctggaatgCCTTGTGAGTTCTTGCAAGTTTGCTAGTGTTCTTGTTACAACACAAGTGCCTCAAAAAGTGAACAATTGATCTGATTTATGGAGGTTTCAGGAGTTGTGAGAGCATCACAGGTGTCCAAGACATGCATGGCTATCTATTGGTGAGTTTTGGAGGTGGAGAAAGCTGTCAAGCACtcaaaattcggacccaaatagcCCTGTTCGCGAACTGCTGCATctgggcgctgggtcgcggcctgcgtaaggcctcaggcgggcgcctggggtctgcagctcCAAACTTTGTTCAATTGTTgctgttttggtccctgcactttggTTACGATGATTTGGCTATtaattttgactcgtaaacccccaaacttggtttttaagaaccttgggacatttaccaacatggtaatgtcctcggttaactttgcgctcacccgaaaagccatgaaattcgacgttgacgcttttaacccctcaagtacggttttggccataactttctcatacgataacgaaacttcatgaaatttttaccacatattctagtgagtatattttagcaatACAAAGCTtagggtctgccaaaagttcactcagaggtataaattcaacatgttgacacttttagcccctatagtttgtaattcctcactttcgggcaatttccgctttgtatgatccatgatctatccgtttagggttataaacattatgtagggttatcatagagtctatttatccattgttgacactttagacccttacgttccatagttttcactgtttgtcaactttagtccatCTAAAGTATGTTTTTGCATATgcgaagtctatgacacgtgtcaatacattattggacgtaatttttcgaggtgttacatcctcacccccttaaaagaaatctcgtcctcgagatttactggaacaaatgaggatatttctctttcatcgtggattccacttcccacgtgtattcgggacctctacgggcatcccact
Coding sequences:
- the LOC110931149 gene encoding uncharacterized protein LOC110931149, whose amino-acid sequence is MEQCEYRTIDSISSKWRKMNTLIQRFCGFYNITLANKPSGWNHENVFNEALRLYENESKSSFPHVRAWQVVKDQPKWKGCRNEVASAKRATKRSKTSESGSYSVGGSTGCCQININDEPDYEEEPIEDGEGPPGKDKSKNIAAEKKKQAASGSGGGSKLEGVMAELKAFNQIFTETQTEKVKMKKKTSRGEAKEATRSAGVGGMENNDHRP